DNA sequence from the Bradyrhizobium sp. CIAT3101 genome:
TGTAGCCGCGCTCCTTCAGCACCTTGACCATGTTGTTGCCGTCGTCGATCCAGCGCGCCGAGGATTTCGTCGGCATCGCGATACCCACGGTCGCCTTGTCCTGGGCGGAGGCGGTGACGCCTGCGGCCATCGATGCAGCACCGGCCAGCGCCAGTGCGAGAAATGTCGTCTTCAATTTCAACATGCTTCACTCCCTTTGGGTGTCAGATTGCTTCTTAGTGTCGTCGAGAACAGAGGTAAAGGTCGGCTTGGGATCTCCTATGCGAGCTTGACGTCGGGCTCCGCGCGACCGCGCGCGGAGGCTTGTAGCAGAAAGGTGCAACCGGCCTGTGGATCGGCGGCACGCGCCTCCGCATCCATATCCTGCCAGGCCGAGGTGACGAGCAGGCGCGACAGATCGGCGCCGACGAAAGCGGGACAACTCGCCTGCCTGGCCGGCACCCGCAACGAGCGCAGGTGCTCGCCTTGCGGCGAGTAGACATCGACGCGGCCTGCGCCCCAACAGGCGTTCCAGATTTGCCCATCGGCGTCGCACACGGAGCCGTCAAGCCCCCCGATGCCGGTGTGGCACAGCAACACCTCAGGTTCGCCACGTGGCAAGCCCGTGTCGGCATTGAGCGGCACAGCATAGAGCACGGCGCGCGCGGTATCGGTGAAATAGCCGGTCGCGCCGTCGGGCGAGAAGCAGATCGAGTTCGGAATGCTGATGCCCGGAAACAGCGTCGAGATTTTACCGCGGTGCAATGCGTAGATCGCACCCGCCCCCCGCTCGGCCTTGCGTCCCATGGTGCCGATCCAGAACGTGCCGGATTGATGCACGCGGCAATCGTTGGAGCGCGTCGCGGGATTGTCCGCCTCGAGCGGGCAGAACCGCGTCATCGCGCCATCGGCGAGCGTGCGGACGTAACAACCATCTTCCGCGACGACCAGCTGGCGTTCGGCATCGATCCGCCCAAGCGCACTCGCCATCCGGCCAAGCGCATGGATGCGGATTGTGCCACCGCCCAGATGCGCCTCGAACAGGCGTCCCTCGCGAATATCAAACCACCACGCGGTATCGGTGGCGACATCGTAGGTCGGACCTTCACCGAGGTGACAGTGTTCGGCGGAGAGAACCGAGGTCGGCACCTCTTCCATCATGGCGTCCTCACGGCAAAGCGATAGACGGTGTGATGCCGATAGGCGCCGCCGGGATCAAGGCGCGGGCTCGGAAAATCAGGCCGGTTCGGTGAATTGGGCCACATGTGGGGCTCCAGGCACAACGCATCCGACTGCCGGATCAGCTTGCCGCCCTTGCCTGAGATCGTGCCGTCGAGATAGTTGCCGGAATAGACCTGCAAGCCGGGCTGATCGGTCAGCAGTTCCATGATCCGCCCCGACTGCGGCGCCTCCAGCCGGGCCGCGAGCGCAAGCTTGCCGTCGCGCGCGAGGCAATACGTGTGGTCGTAGCCCTTGCCATTGCGCAATTGCTGATCGTTCTCGCGGATGCGCGCGCCAACCGCGTGGGCCTCGCGGAAATCGAACGGCGTGCCTGCCACTGCGCGCGGCGGCTCCGGCAGCGGAATCGCAGTGGGGTCGATCGCCAGGAAATGCTCGGCCTCCACCGTCAGCCTGTGATCGAGGGTGGACTTGCCCGAGGTCGCGCCTTCCAGATTGAAGAAACTGTGGTTGGTGAGGTTGACGATGGTCGGCCGGTCGGTCCGTGCCTCCATCGTCAGCGACAGCTCGGTCGGGCCGGTGACGCGATAGGTCAGGCGTACATCGAGCTTGCCGGGATAATTCTCCTCGCCATGCGGGCTGGTGTAGGTCAGCGTGACTGCGGGGCTGGCGCCATCGTCGAGCTCGGCAATGTCCCAGAGCTTGCGGTCGAAGCCATCGAGGCCGCCATGCAGAGCATTCGGGCCGTTGTTGATTGGCAGCCGGAAGGTCTCGCCATCGAGCGAGAACTGCCCGTTGGCGATACGGTTGGCATAGCGGCCGACGGTCGCGCCAAAAAACTTCCGTTCGGCGAGATAGCCGTCAAAGGCATCATGGCCGAGCACGACGTCGTCGCAACCGCCCTTCGCGTCCGGCGCGCTCAGCGCCTGGATCACCGCGCCATGGGTGATGATGCGAGCCTCGAACCCGCCCTCCCCGCGCAGCACGATGCGCTCGACCTTGCGTCCATCAGGCAGCGTTCCAAAAGCGTCTTTTGTTATTCTTGAGCCAGCCATGTCTAGTCCACAAACGGTTCGACGATGTTGCGCCTGCCGAGCAGGAAAGCGTCGGCAACGAGACGAAGCGGCGCCAGGTCGACGTCGCTCGCGCCGGTCGCGGCGAGCTTGACGAAGCGCCGATACAGTTCGCGATATTCCTCATCAGGTGCGTCGGCGACAACCTTGCCGTCGACCGCCATGACCCTGCCGCCGCGGGACAAGGTCATCCGGCCTTCGTCGGTTTCGACCAGGATATCCCAGCTCTGCGGCCCGGTCTGGCGGAAGTCAAATTCAGCTGTGATCGGCAGGCCGTCGATATCGGTCAACATCAAATTGGCGGCAATCGGCGACTGGCAATTGGCGGGAAAAGCGAGTTCAGCCGCGGTGACAAACACCGGCTTCGGCAGGATGCGGGTCAGGATCGACAACGCGTTGATGCCGGGATCGAACACGCCGAGCCCGCCCGGTTCCCAGATCCAGGCTTGGCCGGGATGCCAGACGCGGACGTCTTCCTTCCAATTGATATGCACCGATCTGATCCGCTGCGCAGCCAGCCATTCGCGGGCCGGCTCGACCGCAGGTGCATGGCGCGAATGCCAGGTTGCAAACAGGGTCCGGTCTGCCTCCACCGCCATCGCGATCAACGGACCGAGCTCGGCAACGCCGATGCCGGGCGGCTTCTCCAGCATGACATGCTTGCCCGCGGCGAGCGCCGCGGCAGCCTGGGCGCGACGCACCTGCGGCGGCGTGCAGAGCGACACCGCGTCGATCTGCGGTCCCTTCTCCAACAACTCCTCGACGGTCGCGAAATGCGGTACGCCCGGCAGCGATGCGTTGCGGCTGGCGATTGCAGCGAGCATCGCGCCTGGCACTGCGGCAATCGCGCCGACATGCTGGTCGCGCGCAATCTTGCCGAAGCCGACGATGGCGATGCGAAGTTCAGTCACGCTTATTCTCCACTTTCCGCAGACGGCAGTTGCTCGGCAGGGGCCGTCTCGATCTCGGTGCCCTCATGGCGACGCATGCCGTTGTGAATGACGTAGACCATCGCCTCCGACGCCGCCCCGGCATCGCCGGACGTGATCGCGTCGACGATTTTCTGGTGCCAGAGCAGCACGGTATCGCGGTCCTCCGGCTCGACCGGGGCACTGAGCAGGAACGAGGCGCGCAAGGCGGCCTCGATCACATGCCCGATCGAGCGCATGAACAGATTACCCGATGCCCGCGCCACCGCAACGTGCAGTGCGAGATCGGCATCGGCAAAGCCGACGGAATCGGAAGCCTCCAGCCGCATCCGCTCCATGCTCCGGCGAAGCTCCGCGATATCCTCCTCGGACCGCTGCGCCGCCGCCAGCGCCGCGGCCCGCGGCTCGACCGCGAGGCGGATCTCGGCGAGGTCGTTGAGAAAACGCTTGTCGATGCCGGCGTCGAGATGCCAGGCCAGCACGTCGGCGTCGAACATGTTCCAGGCGGTGCGCTCGCGCACGACGGTGCCGACCCGC
Encoded proteins:
- a CDS encoding SMP-30/gluconolactonase/LRE family protein, which translates into the protein MEEVPTSVLSAEHCHLGEGPTYDVATDTAWWFDIREGRLFEAHLGGGTIRIHALGRMASALGRIDAERQLVVAEDGCYVRTLADGAMTRFCPLEADNPATRSNDCRVHQSGTFWIGTMGRKAERGAGAIYALHRGKISTLFPGISIPNSICFSPDGATGYFTDTARAVLYAVPLNADTGLPRGEPEVLLCHTGIGGLDGSVCDADGQIWNACWGAGRVDVYSPQGEHLRSLRVPARQASCPAFVGADLSRLLVTSAWQDMDAEARAADPQAGCTFLLQASARGRAEPDVKLA
- a CDS encoding Gfo/Idh/MocA family oxidoreductase — encoded protein: MTELRIAIVGFGKIARDQHVGAIAAVPGAMLAAIASRNASLPGVPHFATVEELLEKGPQIDAVSLCTPPQVRRAQAAAALAAGKHVMLEKPPGIGVAELGPLIAMAVEADRTLFATWHSRHAPAVEPAREWLAAQRIRSVHINWKEDVRVWHPGQAWIWEPGGLGVFDPGINALSILTRILPKPVFVTAAELAFPANCQSPIAANLMLTDIDGLPITAEFDFRQTGPQSWDILVETDEGRMTLSRGGRVMAVDGKVVADAPDEEYRELYRRFVKLAATGASDVDLAPLRLVADAFLLGRRNIVEPFVD
- a CDS encoding aldose epimerase family protein — its product is MAGSRITKDAFGTLPDGRKVERIVLRGEGGFEARIITHGAVIQALSAPDAKGGCDDVVLGHDAFDGYLAERKFFGATVGRYANRIANGQFSLDGETFRLPINNGPNALHGGLDGFDRKLWDIAELDDGASPAVTLTYTSPHGEENYPGKLDVRLTYRVTGPTELSLTMEARTDRPTIVNLTNHSFFNLEGATSGKSTLDHRLTVEAEHFLAIDPTAIPLPEPPRAVAGTPFDFREAHAVGARIRENDQQLRNGKGYDHTYCLARDGKLALAARLEAPQSGRIMELLTDQPGLQVYSGNYLDGTISGKGGKLIRQSDALCLEPHMWPNSPNRPDFPSPRLDPGGAYRHHTVYRFAVRTP
- a CDS encoding FadR/GntR family transcriptional regulator produces the protein MTSRIVVIPTRRAHSNHAEVARSIGVDIIASRYAEGARLPGDAELIAMFGVSRPVLRESVKTLVAKGLLTTKARVGTVVRERTAWNMFDADVLAWHLDAGIDKRFLNDLAEIRLAVEPRAAALAAAQRSEEDIAELRRSMERMRLEASDSVGFADADLALHVAVARASGNLFMRSIGHVIEAALRASFLLSAPVEPEDRDTVLLWHQKIVDAITSGDAGAASEAMVYVIHNGMRRHEGTEIETAPAEQLPSAESGE